The Manihot esculenta cultivar AM560-2 chromosome 1, M.esculenta_v8, whole genome shotgun sequence genome has a window encoding:
- the LOC110615014 gene encoding uncharacterized protein LOC110615014 — protein MALFVHPPEISAVKSIFNPNPYPHVIKSLSVFRSDERIRSRARTGARIAFRGCEARVSQSNQNLLLYGQFSAPVKQESKQEEEKQDYYVNMGYAIRTLREEFPELFYRELSFDIYRDDIVFKDPLNTFVGIENYKSIFWALRFHGKIFFRALWVDVISVLQPVENVIMVRWTVHGIPRVPWESRARFDGLSEYKLDKDGKIFQHRVDNVALNLPPKFRVLAVEELLQSVGCPSTPKPTYFEVSSFSSEREYSS, from the exons ATGGCGCTTTTCGTCCACCCACCAGAGATTTCTGCCGTGAAAAGTATTTTTAACCCTAATCCCTACCCTCACGTCATCAAAAGCCTCTCGGTGTTTAGGAGTGATGAGAGGATTCGGTCTAGGGCTAGGACTGGAGCTAGGATCGCTTTTAGAGGTTGTGAGGCTAGGGTTTCGCAGTCGAATCAAAACTTGTTGTTGTACGGTCAATTTTCGGCTCCAGTTAAGCAAGAAAGCAAACAGGAAGAGGAGAAGCAAGATTACTATGTAAATATGGGCTATGCGATTAGGACTTTGAGAGAGGAGTTTCCAGAGCTCTTTTATAGGGAGCTCAGTTTTGATATCTACAg GGATGATATCGTGTTTAAAGATCCACTCAATACTTTTGTTGGCATTGAGAACTACAAATCAATCTTTTGGGCTCTGCGATTCCATGGAAAGATATTTTTCAGGGCTTTGTGGGTCGATGTCATCAGTGTGTTGCAACCTGTGGAGAATGTCATAATGGTTCGATGGACTGTGCATGGCATTCCTCGAGTCCCATGGGAGAGTCGTGCCCGATTTGATGGCTTATCCGAGTACAAACTTGACAAGGATGGGAAAATCTTTCAGCACCGGGTTGACAACGTGGCGCTCAATTTACCTCCAAAGTTTCGTGTGTTGGCTGTGGAAGAACTACTCCAATCTGTTGGTTGCCCCTCAACTCCTAAACCAACTTATTTTGAAGTTTCATCTTTTTCTTCAGAGAGAGAATATAGCTCCTGA
- the LOC110615003 gene encoding LOW QUALITY PROTEIN: protein ABIL1 (The sequence of the model RefSeq protein was modified relative to this genomic sequence to represent the inferred CDS: inserted 1 base in 1 codon) has protein sequence MEMELIRPENPAMTFDEVSMERSKSFVKALQELKNLRPQLYSAAEYCEKSYLHTEQKQMVLDNLKDYAVRALVNAVDHLGTVAYKLTDLLEQQTLDVSTMELKVSCLNQQLFTCQTYTDKEGLRQQQLLAFIPRHHKHYILPNSVNKKVHFSPHIQTDTRQNPFQARSRFQPSGSPASKTLSWHLASETKSTLKGASQTLMNAENAKTSGKSSAVFQLLDKEENSRTKPSGALSQLSTGSPASGVVMQRREALEGSKPLTAFRSFDNPRREVVRAPARSKSVLSAFFVKQKXTKLKAGPISCLDKANCLCHPACLAATSIELAVNISCACR, from the exons ATGGAAATGGAGCTAATCCGGCCGGAAAATCCGGCCATGACCTTCGATGAGGTTTCCATGGAGCGCAGTAAAAGTTTCGTCAAAGCTTTGCAg GAGCTCAAAAACTTGAGACCTCAACTTTATTCTGCTGCAGAATATTGTGAGAAGTCTTATCTTCATACTGAGCAGAAGCAGAT GGTGCTGGATAACCTGAAAGATTATGCTGTGCGAGCCCTTGTTAATGCTGTTGATCATCTTGGCACTGTGGCTTACAAGTTAACTGACCTTCTTGAGCAACAAACTTTAGATGTATCAACCATGGAGCTAAAGGTTTCTTGTCTAAATCAG CAACTTTTTACGTGCCAAACATATACGGATAAGGAAGGTCTTAGGCAGCAGCAGTTGTTGGCATTCATCCCAAGACATCACAAACATTATATATTACCAA ATTCTGTTAACAAGAAGGTACACTTTAGCCCTCACATTCAAACTGATACAAGGCAAAATCCATTTCAAGCTAGATCTCGTTTTCAGCCTTCAG GTTCCCCAGCCTCTAAAACTCTTTCCTGGCATTTAGCATCTGAGACCAAGTCTACATTGAAAGGGGCTTCACAAACTTTGATGAA TGCTGAAAATGCCAAAACTTCTGGAAAATCTTCTGCAGTTTTTCAACTATTAG ATAAAGAAGAGAATTCACGGACAAAGCCATCAGGAGCTCTTTCTCAACTATCAACTGGAAGTCCTGCTTCTGGTGTAGTCATGCAACGCAGG GAAGCATTGGAGGGTTCTAAGCCTTTGACAGCATTCAGGTCATTTGATAACCCAAGGCGTGAGGTGGTACGTGCTCCTGCTCGCAGTAAAAGTGTGCTGTCAGCTTTCTTTGTTAAACAGA ATACGAAACTGAAGGCTGGCCCTATCTCATGCCTCGACAAAGCTAATTGTTTATGCCACCCGGCATGCCTTGCTGCTACATCCATCGAGCTGGCAGTAAATATCTCTTGTGCTTGTCGATGA